Proteins from one Actinomycetota bacterium genomic window:
- a CDS encoding adenosylhomocysteinase: MDYDVKDLSLAGEGRLRIEWAERDMPVLRQIRERFAAEKPLAGMRVGACLHVTTETANLMITLKAGGAKVALCASNPLSTQDDVAASLVKHHKIPVFAIRGENNRTYYSHIDAVLDINPHVTMDDGADLISTLHSKRKEQAKKVWAGAEETTTGVIRLRAMADDKVLLYPVVAVNNAKTKHLFDNRFGTGQSTLDGILRATNVLLAGRRVVVYGYGMCGRGVASRARGLGAHVIVVEVDPLRALEAVMEGFEVSGCVSAAEKGDLFITVTGDIHVLRAEHFRKMKDGAILANSGHFNVEIDIPALEKLSKSRRRVRENVEEFLMKDGRRIYLLADGRLVNLAAAEGHPASVMDMSFANQALVVEYVKECHATLERVVYDVPIELDEEIARLKLMSMGVEIDCLTREQERYLCSWDMGT, translated from the coding sequence ATGGACTACGACGTGAAAGACTTATCCCTCGCGGGCGAGGGGCGGCTGAGGATAGAGTGGGCGGAACGGGACATGCCCGTGCTGCGCCAGATCAGGGAGCGCTTCGCGGCGGAGAAGCCCCTGGCCGGGATGCGGGTAGGGGCCTGCCTGCACGTGACCACCGAGACCGCCAACCTCATGATCACCCTCAAGGCGGGGGGGGCGAAGGTGGCCCTTTGCGCCTCCAACCCCCTCTCCACCCAGGACGACGTGGCTGCCTCCCTGGTCAAACACCACAAGATACCCGTCTTCGCCATCCGGGGGGAGAACAACAGGACCTACTATTCCCACATCGATGCCGTGCTCGATATCAACCCCCACGTGACCATGGACGACGGGGCCGACCTCATCTCCACCCTCCACTCCAAGCGCAAGGAGCAGGCGAAGAAGGTGTGGGCGGGGGCGGAGGAGACCACCACCGGGGTAATCCGCCTGCGGGCCATGGCCGACGACAAGGTGCTCCTGTACCCGGTCGTCGCGGTGAACAACGCCAAGACCAAGCACCTCTTCGACAACCGTTTCGGAACCGGGCAGTCCACCCTGGACGGCATCCTGCGCGCCACCAACGTGCTCCTGGCCGGGAGGCGCGTGGTCGTCTACGGCTACGGCATGTGCGGGCGCGGCGTGGCCTCGCGGGCGCGGGGCCTCGGCGCCCACGTCATCGTGGTGGAGGTGGACCCCCTGCGGGCCCTGGAAGCGGTGATGGAGGGCTTCGAGGTGTCGGGGTGCGTGTCCGCGGCGGAGAAGGGGGACCTCTTCATAACCGTCACCGGCGACATCCACGTGCTCCGGGCCGAGCATTTCAGGAAGATGAAGGACGGCGCCATCCTGGCCAATTCCGGCCACTTCAACGTGGAGATAGACATCCCCGCCCTGGAAAAGCTTTCCAAGTCCAGGCGCCGGGTGCGGGAGAACGTGGAGGAGTTCCTGATGAAAGACGGGCGGCGCATCTACCTGCTGGCCGACGGCAGGCTGGTGAACCTGGCCGCCGCCGAGGGCCATCCCGCCTCGGTCATGGACATGTCCTTCGCCAACCAGGCCCTGGTGGTGGAGTACGTAAAGGAATGCCACGCCACCCTGGAGCGGGTGGTCTACGACGTGCCCATCGAGCTGGACGAGGAGATAGCGCGCCTCAAGCTCATGAGCATGGGAGTGGAGATAGACTGCCTCACCCGCGAGCAGGAGCGGTACCTTTGCTCGTGGGATATGGGGACTTGA
- a CDS encoding GDP-mannose 4,6-dehydratase, whose product MRILITGITGFVGSHLAEYALGKEGVEVYGAVRWRSRMDNIEHIEDRLHLLDCDLRDNVAVRNALAEVRPDYIFHLAAQSFVPTSWKAPAETLTTNILSELNLLESIRDLELDTRIQVAGSSEEYGLVFEHEAPIKEDNPLRPLSPYAVSKVAQDYLAYQYNQSYGIFTVRTRAFNHTGPRRGQVFVTSDFSRQVALIEKGRKEPVIEVGNLEARRDFSDVRDIVRGYWLSLEKGEPGEVYNLGSGRAITIQALLDLILSMSDVEIEVRQMPERMRPSDVELLLCDYGKFNRATGWKPEVPFEQTIRDLLDYWRERV is encoded by the coding sequence TTGCGTATCCTGATAACCGGCATCACCGGCTTCGTGGGCAGCCACCTGGCCGAATATGCCCTGGGAAAAGAGGGCGTGGAGGTATACGGCGCGGTGCGCTGGCGTTCGCGCATGGACAACATAGAGCACATCGAGGACCGGCTGCACCTCCTCGACTGCGACCTGCGGGACAACGTGGCGGTGAGGAACGCCCTGGCCGAGGTGAGACCGGACTATATATTCCACCTGGCGGCGCAGAGCTTCGTCCCCACCTCCTGGAAGGCCCCCGCCGAGACCCTGACCACCAACATCCTCTCGGAACTCAACCTGCTCGAGTCCATCCGCGACCTCGAGCTGGACACCCGCATACAGGTGGCGGGCTCCAGCGAGGAGTACGGGCTGGTCTTCGAGCACGAGGCCCCCATCAAGGAGGACAACCCCCTGCGCCCCCTCTCTCCCTACGCGGTGAGCAAGGTGGCCCAGGACTACCTGGCCTACCAGTATAACCAGAGCTACGGCATCTTCACCGTGCGCACGCGCGCCTTCAACCACACCGGACCCCGGCGGGGGCAGGTCTTCGTCACCAGCGATTTCTCGCGCCAGGTGGCGCTCATCGAGAAGGGCAGGAAGGAGCCGGTCATCGAGGTGGGCAACCTCGAGGCCAGGCGCGACTTCAGCGACGTGAGGGACATCGTGCGCGGCTACTGGCTGAGCCTGGAGAAGGGCGAGCCGGGGGAGGTCTACAACCTGGGTTCCGGCAGGGCCATCACCATCCAGGCCCTGCTCGACCTCATCCTCTCCATGAGCGATGTCGAGATAGAGGTGCGGCAGATGCCTGAGCGCATGCGCCCCTCCGACGTAGAGCTGCTGCTGTGCGATTACGGCAAGTTCAACCGCGCCACGGGTTGGAAGCCGGAAGTCCCCTTCGAGCAGACCATCAGGGACCTCCTGGACTACTGGCGCGAGCGCGTGTGA
- a CDS encoding NDP-sugar synthase has product MQAVILVGGQGTRLRPLTLTVPKPMLPLMNRPFLEFQINLCLRHGIRDIVLSTAYKPEVFADYFGDGSRLGVKLTCVTEDEPLDTCGAVKNVERHISGTFLVFNGDVLTDLDLTSLIAFHRSKGGKATLYLTRVEDPTAYGLVPLDRQGRITEFLEKPSWDEVVTDLINAGTYVLEPELLQRVPAGERYSFERQLFPGLLEDGIGMYGFPNDAYWMDIGTPAKYLQAHYDILSRMMPFDFRGEMVKPSVWAEEGVDISPEAAVFGPAVIGPGCRIAPHATVSSNCVLGAGCEIGEGAHLEGAVLHDGCRVGADSVLRRCVLAAGVTVGEKVHVSDQAVLGGGVEVGDDNDLKCGIKVWPRSKIPHSTVRF; this is encoded by the coding sequence ATGCAGGCGGTTATCCTGGTAGGCGGCCAGGGCACGCGGTTACGCCCGCTGACCCTGACCGTGCCCAAACCCATGCTGCCCCTTATGAACCGTCCCTTCCTGGAGTTCCAGATCAACCTGTGCCTCAGGCACGGTATCAGGGACATCGTACTCTCCACCGCATACAAGCCCGAGGTCTTCGCGGACTATTTCGGTGACGGCAGCCGCCTCGGGGTCAAGCTCACCTGCGTGACCGAGGACGAGCCCCTGGACACCTGCGGCGCGGTGAAAAACGTGGAGCGCCACATCTCCGGCACCTTCCTGGTCTTCAACGGCGACGTCCTCACCGACCTGGACCTCACCAGCCTCATCGCCTTCCACCGCTCCAAGGGCGGCAAGGCCACCCTCTACCTCACCCGCGTAGAGGACCCCACCGCCTACGGACTGGTCCCCCTGGACCGCCAGGGCCGCATCACCGAGTTCCTGGAGAAGCCGTCGTGGGACGAGGTGGTGACCGACCTCATCAACGCCGGCACCTATGTCCTGGAGCCCGAGCTCCTGCAGCGCGTGCCGGCGGGGGAAAGGTACTCCTTCGAGCGCCAGCTCTTCCCCGGGCTGCTCGAGGACGGCATCGGCATGTACGGTTTTCCCAACGACGCCTACTGGATGGACATCGGGACGCCCGCCAAGTACCTGCAGGCGCATTACGACATCCTCAGCCGCATGATGCCCTTCGATTTCCGCGGAGAAATGGTGAAGCCGTCGGTGTGGGCGGAGGAGGGCGTGGATATCTCTCCCGAGGCCGCGGTCTTCGGCCCGGCGGTCATCGGGCCGGGTTGCCGCATCGCTCCCCATGCCACCGTCTCCAGCAACTGTGTCCTCGGGGCGGGGTGCGAGATAGGGGAGGGCGCCCACCTGGAGGGGGCGGTGCTGCACGACGGCTGCCGCGTCGGCGCCGACAGCGTGCTGCGGCGCTGCGTACTGGCCGCAGGGGTCACGGTGGGAGAGAAGGTGCATGTGTCCGACCAGGCGGTCCTTGGCGGCGGGGTGGAGGTCGGGGACGACAACGACCTCAAGTGCGGCATCAAGGTGTGGCCGCGGTCGAAGATACCCCACTCCACCGTGCGCTTCTGA
- a CDS encoding GDP-mannose 4,6-dehydratase, producing MTARVLITGADGFVGRYLASFLSGEDGTEVLGIDMRPPRGGAPWDRCAFEVCDLLDRELVFSSVERFRPDYVFHLAAQSSVRRSWDDPRFTYDIALYGQANLFDALREAEVDARVHVACSAEEYGRVREEELPIAEDHPLRPASPYALSKVMQDYHAVFSYQAYGTRTVVTRAFNMIGPGQSPEFVVSDFARQIAAAEAGRGEPVIRVGNLEARRDFADVRDLVDAYWLLVREGAPGQSYNVCSGRDHAVSEVLETLLALGEVPIRVEVDPARLRKTDIPVLRGDNRKMRELVEWTPRYSMEETLRDVLDWWRKELAG from the coding sequence GTGACCGCGAGGGTCCTCATCACCGGGGCGGACGGCTTCGTGGGCCGTTACCTGGCATCTTTTCTCTCCGGGGAGGATGGGACCGAGGTGCTGGGTATCGACATGCGGCCGCCCCGTGGCGGGGCCCCCTGGGACCGCTGCGCCTTCGAGGTCTGCGACCTCCTCGACCGGGAGCTGGTCTTCTCGAGCGTCGAGAGGTTCAGGCCCGACTACGTCTTCCACCTCGCCGCCCAGAGCTCGGTGCGGCGCTCCTGGGACGACCCGCGCTTCACCTACGACATCGCCCTCTACGGGCAGGCCAACCTCTTCGACGCCCTGCGCGAAGCGGAGGTGGACGCCCGGGTGCACGTCGCCTGCTCCGCCGAGGAGTACGGCAGGGTGAGGGAGGAGGAGCTGCCAATAGCCGAGGACCACCCACTGCGTCCGGCCAGCCCCTATGCGCTCAGCAAGGTGATGCAGGACTACCATGCCGTCTTCTCCTACCAGGCCTACGGGACCAGGACCGTGGTCACCCGGGCCTTCAACATGATCGGGCCTGGGCAGTCACCGGAGTTCGTGGTCTCCGATTTCGCGCGCCAGATCGCCGCGGCCGAGGCCGGGCGGGGGGAGCCGGTGATAAGGGTGGGGAACCTGGAGGCCAGGCGCGACTTCGCCGACGTGCGAGACCTGGTCGACGCCTACTGGCTGCTGGTGCGGGAGGGGGCGCCGGGGCAGTCCTACAACGTATGCAGCGGCCGGGACCATGCCGTCTCCGAGGTGCTGGAGACACTACTCGCGCTGGGGGAGGTGCCCATCCGCGTGGAGGTGGACCCGGCCCGCCTGCGCAAGACCGACATCCCGGTGCTGCGGGGGGATAACCGCAAGATGCGGGAGCTGGTGGAGTGGACGCCGCGGTACTCCATGGAGGAGACACTGCGCGATGTGCTGGACTGGTGGAGGAAAGAGCTGGCCGGTTGA
- a CDS encoding glycosyltransferase family 2 protein, whose amino-acid sequence MDVSLVIPVYNEEEAIEEVLRSALETFKATAYEWEIIVVDDCSTDSTPQKVAAFPEVSMVRHPYNMGGGTARSTGIRQASGEIVVVTDGDGTYPIDDIPRLLDEMYDCDMVVGARTREAGTMKLIRVPTKFVIRKLAEFISGNKIPDLNSGLRAMRREAVLPYLGMLPSGHSWVSTITLAMLNNSRPVKYVPIDYYERKGKSTFHPLRDTGYYIMTIFRTITWFSPLKIFLPIATVLLMGGFVKAILDMSRYNWHIAASTVILLLGGLQVLVLGLIADMIAKRSGL is encoded by the coding sequence ATGGACGTCAGCCTGGTGATACCCGTCTACAACGAGGAGGAGGCCATCGAGGAGGTGCTGCGCAGCGCCCTGGAGACCTTCAAGGCCACCGCGTATGAGTGGGAGATAATCGTGGTGGACGACTGCTCCACGGACAGCACACCGCAGAAGGTAGCCGCTTTCCCCGAGGTAAGCATGGTCCGCCACCCCTACAACATGGGGGGAGGCACCGCCCGCAGCACCGGAATCAGGCAGGCCAGCGGGGAGATAGTGGTGGTCACCGACGGGGACGGCACCTATCCCATCGACGACATCCCGCGCCTGCTGGACGAGATGTACGACTGCGACATGGTGGTGGGTGCGCGCACCAGGGAAGCGGGGACCATGAAGCTCATCCGCGTCCCCACCAAGTTCGTCATCCGCAAACTGGCGGAGTTCATCAGCGGCAACAAGATACCCGACCTCAATTCCGGCCTGCGCGCCATGCGCAGGGAGGCGGTCCTGCCTTACCTGGGTATGCTGCCCTCCGGCCATTCCTGGGTGAGCACCATCACCCTGGCCATGCTCAACAACTCCCGCCCCGTCAAGTACGTGCCCATCGACTACTACGAGCGCAAAGGGAAGTCGACCTTTCATCCCTTGAGGGACACCGGTTACTACATCATGACCATCTTCCGTACCATTACCTGGTTCAGCCCGCTGAAGATATTCCTGCCCATAGCCACGGTGCTGCTGATGGGCGGTTTCGTAAAGGCCATCCTGGACATGTCGCGCTACAACTGGCATATCGCCGCCAGCACCGTGATCCTGCTCCTGGGCGGACTGCAGGTACTGGTCCTGGGGCTCATCGCGGACATGATAGCCAAGAGGAGCGGCCTGTGA
- a CDS encoding glycosyltransferase — protein MRVCFVAGREPGYQRNRVLMRALRAAGIELSEATSQASNYALRYTAVFWRLLRQRGSRPDLYFVGFLGHPIVPVLRALGGKPIAFDPFISVFDTLCNDRRRFEPDSLAGKLCFKLDQWACQAADLVFLDTDTHIEYFASDFSQPREKFHRIWVGADDRLYFPRMPEKDAHGDAVEVFYYATFQPLHGVDVVLGAAELLEGRKDIRFHLVGKGPELRRLRGQLQSRLDGGNCVWEQWVPEERLPERIARADICLGGHFSSMPKAARVISGKTYQFLAMRKAVIVGDNPANRELLRDGEDAFFVAMGDPEALAAAISRLAGDPGMRSDLAERGYRTYLDNCTPEALAGQLASLLAGLAG, from the coding sequence TAACCGCGTACTCATGCGCGCCCTGCGCGCCGCCGGCATAGAGTTGAGCGAGGCCACCTCGCAGGCGTCCAACTACGCGCTGCGCTACACGGCCGTGTTCTGGCGCCTGCTGCGGCAGCGCGGGTCCCGGCCGGACCTCTATTTCGTGGGTTTTTTGGGCCACCCCATCGTGCCCGTCCTGAGGGCACTGGGCGGCAAACCCATCGCCTTCGACCCCTTCATCTCCGTCTTCGACACCCTCTGCAACGACCGCAGGCGCTTCGAGCCGGATTCGCTGGCGGGAAAGCTGTGCTTCAAGCTGGACCAGTGGGCGTGCCAGGCGGCCGACCTGGTCTTTTTAGATACCGACACCCACATCGAGTACTTCGCCTCCGACTTCTCGCAGCCGCGGGAGAAATTCCACCGCATCTGGGTGGGAGCCGACGACCGCCTCTATTTCCCGCGAATGCCGGAGAAGGACGCGCACGGCGATGCCGTCGAGGTCTTCTACTACGCGACCTTCCAGCCCCTGCATGGCGTGGACGTGGTCCTCGGGGCAGCGGAGCTGCTTGAGGGCCGCAAGGACATCCGCTTCCACCTGGTGGGAAAGGGGCCGGAGCTGAGGAGGCTGCGCGGACAGCTGCAATCCAGGCTGGATGGTGGAAACTGCGTTTGGGAGCAGTGGGTGCCGGAAGAGAGACTGCCCGAACGCATCGCCCGGGCCGACATCTGCCTGGGCGGCCACTTCTCGTCCATGCCCAAGGCGGCCAGGGTGATCTCCGGCAAGACCTACCAGTTCCTGGCCATGCGCAAGGCGGTGATCGTCGGGGACAACCCCGCCAACCGGGAACTGCTCCGGGACGGGGAGGACGCGTTCTTCGTGGCCATGGGCGACCCCGAGGCCCTGGCAGCGGCAATCAGCAGGCTGGCCGGGGATCCCGGTATGCGCAGCGACCTGGCCGAGCGCGGCTACCGGACCTATCTGGACAACTGCACGCCGGAGGCCCTAGCCGGCCAGCTGGCGTCTCTCCTTGCGGGACTGGCCGGGTGA